The region GAATGGGGTAACTCTAAATTTAATCAAAGCCTAATTGTTCCTAATCAAAAttcctaattaaaattctaaggaaaaatcctaattaaattctaatgaAAATTCTAATATGCTAATGATCAAGATTTAAATTCTGATTGTCAATGACTAACCTAATTAAACTAACATTGTgctaattaacctaattaaattGTAAAAAAACCAATTAAGAAAATAAAAGTAAAAGTAATTGAATTAGGAGGTGTGAAATGGAAAATGAGGTATACACTCCATTTGGCTATGGGCTGCAGGATGAGGCCAATAGAGCTTTTTTTGTGCAGGAAGCAAAAGTCCAAAAAATAGGTGGTGTGTGAAGTAAAAATGGACTTGGGCTGCGTCTGAGCCCAATCAATATTTCAAGCGCTCAGGGGGGGGGGTGCGCGTTGGAAACACATGGTAAATCAGCAAAGATACTAATGGGTTTGATTAAGCCCAAAATCCACTTTTTCCATAGTCACTAGGGAGGTATATTAGTAATAGCTGGTGTATGATAAGTAATCTCAATGGGCCTCACCAAGACTGAGCCCAAATCTTTCTTCTCTTGACTTGTCCAAGTCAACAGAATTCAAACTCTTCTTCATGCGCGCGCTCGTTCTCACCTCTGGTCACCTTGGCTCACCGCGCCGGCGTCCGTCGTTGGCGCCGGTATTAGCTAACCACTACACATTACCACCAATGGACGCACAATGACAAGCTAATCATGaatatggtaatggaattgggaAACAGTCCTTGTATCGGTTGAATCGAACGGCTAAATGGAAGAACCCTAGCTATCTATAAGTCAAATTAAATGGTGATTGGTTCAAATCAATCCCTAATACTATGGGGCTTCTATTTCCTACCTCAGATGCTACATCCTCGTGTGCTCAAAGCAAATAAATGCCACGGAACAAGAAATGACATACCGGAGAGGATGATCATAAAATCCACCGGTAAGTTCTGCACTTgattctttcttcttcttcttcttttgtctccttcttcttcttctgaatTTGAGAACAGTGAAAGTAAGGATGCAATGGCTTAGCTCAAGCAAAATTGAAGCTTCtatgtgaagcttcaatggcttctAGGAGAAAAAAGAGTTTTGAGTAGGGTGAGGGAAGACATTGCAATAGAGAGAGAGCACAGGTTTAGGCAAAAAACCCAAGGGTGCTGAAAATGTGAGAGATGAGTTTCTTAAATAGGGGCTAGGCTTGGAACTTGTTAGCTCTAGATTCAGGTATGGAGTTGGTTAAATATGGTTAGGAGTTAGTTGGACATGACTCACTGAGTTAACTGAAAACTCAGTTGGTTAGTGAATGCTAACTCAGTTAGTTATGTTAATTTGAGTTGGCTAATGAATGAGTGAAATGAAATTAGACTGGCTACTACAAGTTTGGATGAGATTAAGGTTATATTGAAATGATTTTGGTGACTTGCTATCCATGTTGCAGGTTGGACTTAAGTGACTTTAATTTTGTACTTTGAAATGATAAATGTGATCCTTTTCTCATGCTTTGTTCAATGCTTCATAAATTGTTCCCACTGCTAGTATTCAACTCCTTACCCTCACTTGTTTCTTTTGCTGCAGCATGAACTTGAATGGATTTGGCATGTCATGTTCAAACTAGGAATAACAAAGCTCATGTTGATTTTGGCCACTGCAAGATACAGTCGCCATTGCATTTTTCTTCCAAATTCATGCCTCAAGGATAGCCATTACAACATGAGGACATGTCCTGTGAACCCACTGTGTTGGTAGTTCCAATTGGATTGTTGCAGCTAGAAGTGATGCTGCACAGGGCCAAGACCTTGAGGTATGTTTATAGTGTCGTGTTGTTTGCTATGCCATGATGTTAACTGGTTTGAATATGATGTTATGTGCATGAACTGCTGTTAGGGTCTTGAATAGAACAATGCACATCTTTATCACACAATGGTTCTGCACAATTTGCATTATGTCAACTTTGAATGTTACCAGGATGGGCCTGCCTAGTATGCCTTGAATTATGCACTGCTCATTGAAGTCTTGACTTGGTCTTGCAACTTGACAGTATGACATGTCCTTATGGCCTAAACTGGTTGAATGAATGAGATGGTTTAGGACCATAACTTACCCTTGCATTTTATTAGTTTCATGGTGACTCTTCCACTTGACACGTCCAAATATTGTTGCAGGTTCTTGGAGCTTGAGGATGCTACAAGTCTATAGGATGGTCTGTTTTCATCGTCATGTCTTTGGTTGCTCCACATTGCAAATTGGTTAATCTCCTGTTATGATTTTGGGTTTGTGCCATGATTCAGGTCCATATGCTACAGATTCACCTTGCAGATTGTTTTGGTCTTGGTATTTATTGATGATGGAAATAGTGCAGGCATAGTGTGTCAAGGTAGTGTGTCAAGGTTGTTATAGTAGTAAGCATTTGGATTTACAGCAGGTACGAGGACCAAGGTGTATTGATGCTTCAGTTGCAATTGAGACATTGATACATGCCATAACTGAGTTTATGATTATGTTGGGTTGTTTCTGCAGGGAGGGTCTTTATGCTGCAGCTTTCATGAGCCACCATCACCAGTTCTAGGCCCAATATATGTGTGATCATGTCATGGTCATGTAAAAGTTATGTGCTACTGCATACAAAGCAATGGTGTGTGCAACAGGATATAAAATGGGCTGCTGCAACAACAAGGCTAGCATTGTGTATTTCCATTGGCTTGATCGTGCATTCCCATGGTTTGATGTGTTGTTTTACATTCAAGCCAAGAGTGGTAAGCAAAGGACAATGGTTGGGTTGTGTTAGACCTCTTTGGAAATTGATTAGGGACAAACCAAGGACAATGGTCATTGGTTCCAAAATGCCAAAATGACATGGTTTGTGCACAATGCTACTTACTTGCAATGGAAGCAATCAAGAGAAACACCACCAAGTATGAAGATTGGATGACACATTAAAGCAAAATGCCAAGCCAAGTTTGGAGGATCAAGGGCAAGTgagagttgactttggtcaaagttgatcaaaatgtcaattgttgaccaaagtcaacaaatggtcaaaaATTTGATTTTCTTTGTATTTCCTTTGTAAATGGACAATGAATCAATGGCTAGGGTGAAATTTAGGGTTTTTGgattttgggttgactttggtcaaagttgaccgaagtcaacaattggtcaaaatgtcaagacttgtattttcttatgtagaatcaaatgtaatggtttaGCATGATgtgaaatggattgaaatggtttgaaattgattttgcaattggtttatttatgacttggatgcttgactttgaaaagaaAATGACTTGATTGATAATATATGTTAACAAGGCCATGAACTGGGGGCATAAGATTAGGATTTGAATGAGGTATCCATGAATCAAAGGCATGACTAGCAATTGGCTTGAGACACAAGAAAtttggttgtttggatgaccCAGACCCtagatgtatccacaatcacaTGAAGAACACCATGACCTTGAGACTAAGACCAGTGCCCAAAGTAGGGTTAGACCAAGCACATTGATAAAAGGTGAAGATTGAGGGGTCATGGATGCACAGTCAGGCCACCAAGTTCATCTGATTCACCctctccctgattagggtttcCCTGAGGTTTACCCCTCAAGCAAGTCTTTTGAATCAAGCCATAAGCTCTAACCATCAGTCTTCCAGTGTGTGAACCTGTATTAGGGTTTTGAAGGCCAAGACACGGTCTAGGGAAGCTCCATGAGATCATGCTTTgaagaattagggttttgaatACCCTAGAAGATTGCCTGGCCAAATCTTTGTTGAATTCAAGCCTTTACCATCACAATTAGGGCTTCACATCTTTATGCTTGATGACATGGTTAAATCATGTTTCTGAGCCTTGATATCCACACAAACCCTAGATTCACAAGCCCGAGTTTTTGAATCCATGATGAATGATGCATGGGGatgaattatgaatgtatgcaagtgATCTCCTGATCAAGTGGTTGGATGAATAATTAAAAAAAAGGaaggacaaattttggggtacaacaatAGGTCTCTATTTTTTTATTCTAAATAGAATAATTCAAACCATGTAAAGAAATAGATATTAATTTTATGTAATTCAAAAAATCGATAAAAATTTTCTAAATATAATTCCGTTTGTTCCTTAGAGGAAGTTAAGAAATACCGAATTCTCTTTTCTAAGTTATAGTCAGCCTAAAAATCATTTCTAATTCATTATTTGTCTATAAAATTGAGAACATCTTTAGTAATTATCCCTAATATATGAGATTTTATTGGAGAATGAGATCTAGAGATTCTCTCTAAGTAAACTGGTTGATAATTGTAGGAGTAAAGATTTACTCCAGCAAGATTTACCCTAATAGTGGAATCTACCGAGTGTCTAACATTAGATGAAGAACAAATGCTACAAGACTTATGATACTATAGATCGACTTCTATTCATCCTAATCCTAACATATTCATCAATATCTTAGATTGCATCTCTAATTATTCTAGCTTTTGTTTTTCTCTTCGGTTTAACTACATCTTGAATATCAGAAGAAGCAGTCAATATCTTTGGGGTCATAGTATTAGACCTACTTAGATTTTCTTCAATAAAACATGTTTCATTCATATGGGTagttttaattgatttaaaatcataattaatattaattaatattagagactttatATGTTATTCTACTAATAACATATATGTTTGCAACTCCATGATTAAAATTGTTATTAAGATCTTGAAcataaataattaataattttcTTTTTGTAAATTCATCAGCTAAACTCTTAGATGACACTTAAAGTAAATTGGACTATCATTAATGTTTGATTCATTTATACTAATAGTTAAATTGTGAAAATCTTTTATTCTAGTGTATCTTAAGACTAGTAACATAAGGGTGTTTAACCCTAGTGTAATGATTTTATGCTATTTGTCTTAATCTTAGATGGATATATTATAATCATATCTATAATGTTTTTCTAATAATTTTTGTTTAACAAATTTATAATCTCATGCTTATCTTTTACAGACGTTGATTCAATAATATGAATTTTCTTTTACTCTTAAAATTAAAATTATGTATCTTGTAAATTTCTTTTAACTTAATTTCTAACATAGTCCTGTTTACTAAACctattttcaatttttttaatttttaattctTGATTTTTCGAAAAATATCTTGATCTAATCATATATTATTGTTGTTCGATGTAGCTAGACATAAAGTTGTATTATTAGTATTTCATCGGCTGTTAGCATTCTAATTCACTCAAAACTTTTATTATCTTACAAATATTTTCTTATTAAACTTGTTATCTTTAAATTTAACTAAGTTACTATCTATCTCTCTCCTCCCCTTATTTTTATTTACTTAATTAAAATTAAAGTGTTTTAAACCAACAATTTTACTGGATCTTACTACAATGAGGATCACACACCACCATTAGCTACCCTCCTCTAAGAAAAAAATTAAACTCAAAGATATGGTTCAAAATAAAAttgtaaaataaataaaacttGAAAATATCTAGTAAACTaagggatatatatatatatatatatatatatatatatatatatatatatatatatatatatatatatatatatatatatatatatatatatatatatattggttataatagtattattttatttttattcccTTATTTTACTAGATATTTTCaagttttatttattttactttttattttgAACCATAACTTTgagtttaatttttatttatttttttctttttttttgtgtCTTTTCTTTACAAAATCATACATTTATCACATTTGCCTCTATCGGCATAACTCCTCCATAGATGAAGATATACTTATTAAAAACAACATTATTAACTTTTATACTCACAATATAAACTCTAATAAAAACAAATACTgcaaaattaattaatataaatcACACATCCATGAAATACAAACATTTCATTCCTTGAAGGCCTTAGAAGCATCAACAAGTATATCCTTCATCTTACCAACAACTTCCTGCATTTGTTCTCTAGAATGCAATGGTGCTGGATACACACAAACACAGTCCAAATTTCCATCTCTTATGGTATCAAAAATGGCAATAGATGGTCCCACTCCATGAATAGAAGCACATCCCAAATAGTCCTCAACACCAACCTCTCTTTGCTTCTTGCAACTGTTGTCCACAACCGTGTCCTCGAACACCGACATGATCGCGGTTCGCAACGAAGAAGATGAGGTTAATCCCGGATTCTCTATGGCCTTGCACATGAGGAAGTTTAAGTCTGCCATGTCGGAAAAATGTTTGTCGGTTTTCTTTGAGTTTGCGAAAGCTCCGTAGGTTTTCTTTGCAAGCTCCCATAGGGTTTCACCTCCTTTTATCTCGTGGGAATTGAGAATGGCAGAGTGGTAAAAACCTGAATGTTCATAGGAGTTAATTAGGAAGCATTTTGTGAGATTAAGTTATATTTGCTCTAATAAGAGAAATTTTCTgagttttaaattttatttattgGAGAAATTTCACATGGCAACTTGGGTAACGtctattttaaaaaaaagaatTAAATAAGGTATGGCAACATCAATATTTAGtttataataaaatatttaatcTCAATAATATAAGATAGTTTTTTTTTTATCAATTGAATAAAATATATGTGAGTTGTAAAGGTATGTATGATGTAGTGTTGTAGTAATCACTTATTAGTAATGCATCAAAAATCAAAATAAGTTATTCAAATAAATACTACTCCGTATTAAAGATACTCAATTAATTATAAATAGGAGTAAATCAAACAACCTATTTAAAGTGTATTTAAAACTTGACTCGACATTATTCGTTTAGTATAAAAGAAGTTAAgcataatttttttaaataaaaatatttaattagtTAAATAGATTATATTTGAGTTTTTAAAATCACTATTTAGTCTATGTATATATACGTAATTAaagtataataataataataaataatttcaaaaaataataaaatgtatATTTAATATAAAATTCATAGTTAAATTCACACTTACAAAGAGGACGAGTCTACTCCTTAATATTAATTACtgaattaatttttttaataacaTAAATGTgtaaaaataacatttttttttaaaagcTTATTAAAGAATGATGTATCTTCCAGTAGTATTTGTTTTTTTGGTATCTTCTATTTTTAGTCAGACATATCGTGGTCCTAATTTAACATTCACTATGAGTAGTGAATTCACGCATTTAAAAAAGCACCTACTACAGTACACAGCTGCACAGTTTCAATTGCAGTTTTACACAAACTTTTTAATGCCCATTTATTAGTATTGTACTTAATCTTAAATACTTCTTCCTAGTTTCTTCTATTCCACTTTTTCAGAATTCAATCTATATCCCATCCTCCCAATATAAgaaatattttttcatttttttatcaattttttaaaaatcttGGAACCCGAACCTGCGTCCTATATTTAAGTGGATCAATCTAATTGTTATTAGTGGATTCTGTTTAAAATTAACTGAATCCAAACTTAAAAATTTGAGAAGAGCATATTGAACTCAAGTCTAAACTAGTGGATCAATTATTATATTAGTTAAGAATTTCACTTTTAAATGTAAATAAGTGAGATTTGTAATCACTTTTAAATATTTGCAATCATGTTAATCTCGTACCAAAATTGTCAGCGAGACGAGATTGAAAAGTTGATCGGCAATCAGTGAGAGTAACAACCCCATACTTCTTAGAACCACGTTTTGAGCAATGGGCAGCCATCAACCCTGCAGCACTTAATACGCCACACACTTTTATTCCATTCCATGCACAACCCTGTCAACTCAAAATTCAAATCACCATTTATTGAACTAATTCAGATAAAAAAAACATTACTAAAAAAGAACATAATTATGTAGTAGTTAATTAACAAGCTTACAGCTAGAACCCCTTTAGTTTCATCTTCGCTAAGTTGCAACCTCACAACTTGTGAAAACCTCGTTGCTTTCGTATCATTGAACTTCAAATTTGTTAACCTAAGAGAGTTAAGTGAATAACCAAGCATGTTGAAACCACGCGAAAACATAGCCTTCTTTGTTTTCTGGCGAGGAACAAGATCCTCAATGGCCAAACTAATCTCATCACTAACTTTCTCATCGTTTTCTAAGGCAACTACTTGTTCTTTCTCTTCCATCAACTCGAGTAACTCTCTTAAAAGAAGCACTGCAGTTGTACGGTCACACGCAGCGACGTGAAGTCGCAGCGCGATAACCCAAGTGTTGTTCGGCATAGCGTAGACGCTTCCGAAGAACATGTGGTTTGTGTCGCGTGTTGCGTCGCGCCATGGGGTGTCGTTGTTGAGTTCGAGTTCTAGGACTTGTTGGAGAGGAGAAACtgaaacggtgtcgttttggtTTGATGAGAGGTTGTGTGATGTTAGCTGGAGGAAAGGGGTGGGGGAGGTGAGGAAGGAGAAGGTGGAAGTGTGTTGGAGAAGAGTGGACCTGAGGATAGGGTGGGAGTTTTGGAGTTTGTGGAGGGATCTTTGGAGACGGTGAGTGTTTGGGGGTTTTGAAGTCAGTAATGCAATGACGGCGACGCCGGTGCCGCCGCAAACAGCCTTGCACCAGCTGCATTCTGTGCCGCCAACTGTTCGACCTTTTGGTTCGGTCATGGTGGGAGGAGGATGGATGGTTGGAAGGGGGCTTGAGCAAGTATTTATATTGCCTTTTTCATGCATATACTCCTAGTATTGGATTTGGCCAAATGCAAAACACATGTCACTTGTTCATTAATTATTTAAGAGGAATGTCCCATTTTTTACGTCAAATATTTATACCATATATATTatattattcatttatttataGAATGAATAATGTagttttaaataaaatatatatatttataaatgATATACATTAATGGTGTCTATGAACAATGGATGTTAACAGTGAGTTAAATTTAgatataaaaaattaattaataaagtgatgaaattggttaataaatatttaaatattaaaaataatttttaacaATCACTAAATTTGATTAATAAGTTATGAAGTTGTTAATGAAGGTATATATAATGTCAAATACAACTCATTTAATTAATGAATTAATTTTTTGCTCATATTCAACTCATTTGTTTTATGAACTAAGTTTAACGATTTAATTGTCGAATCGAGTTTAGGATTATATTCGAGTTGGTTCGGTTCATCATCAAGCCTAACGATGGCATAAGAAGACGTCCTCTTTCCATCTTTCATTTGGTGACATGATGATTATTTTGGACGATGTCTCCCCCCTCCGCCAGGTAGCTTCTTCATTTAGTGAGATGGAAGTGATCAAGGTGTTTAAGGTTGACATGGATGCTCAATTTTGCATATCTTGGTTCCTAGATAGGTATACGAATTTGGTGGAGCGGATCTATGTATGATGCAGCCCCAAGAAGGGTATACATGCAACATATCCCGTAAATGCATGAGTTTTTTTAAAAAATCGATAATTTTACACTACCAAAATTTTTAATATTTTGGGGAAAATATGGTAAATCGTGGCGTTTTTTTTAAATGGTATGTTTTTCCACACAcaagttttttttttataataaaaatcGATTAAAAGTCATACCAGACATTTAAAATAGCCTACCGAATATTTACACTAATATCAAATTATTATATTAATACTGAAATTTTTAATTAAACTACTAGATTTTTCGTGCTCTATTTTAAACTGAAAAATTGACAATGGTATTTTGGATATTATGGAAATTTGGGGGATGTCAGGTACATCTGGGGGTGGCAGGAGAATATCTCGGCTCATGGTCTTTTAGGTTTATATCAATCCACAACCCTCAATCATGAGGCATGTGAGGGGGATATGCTTAAGAGCATCATTCTGGTCCACCAGCTCCCAAGCATGAGGCCTGATAGGGGCGAGATGGTTAAAAGCTATACTATGATCCACCAATACCCCAAACATGAGGTCGGTCATAAACATTACGCTTAAGTCATTTTCTCGTAAAGTTAGAAGATATTGATTTGTTCTTTTATTTTATCCTCATGGTCATTTGTGGAGATAAAATCTACATGTATATTGAAGATTATATTTATGTAACCTTTATGTTGCTTTTAGATAGAGTCCAACTATCACACAAACCTTTGTTTGTCTGATTTACGTTCTCAATTGATATTTATTGTTTCGTCATCTCTATGCATGTTATGTTCCTTATGTGACAGTTGTTACGTACGTTGTGTTTTCCTAGTCGTTAGTCAATATTTCAAATTAGACTAAAGTAATGTTAGGGTATCCTTATTTTGTTCCCTTTATAGCATAACATTTGTAAAATGTGCTTCACTACCTTCCTTTTCACAAGTTATTTCTTTATTTTTGTCCAGAGTTTCAATTTCTTCTTTACTCCATTCTTTATTTCATCCCAAGGTATTCCATTTCCTAACTTTTTTTCTTTGTAGTTTATAGTTTAGCTTTTTCTTCAATGGTGATTTCGAAAGAGGTAGACCTTTTAGTGGTGAGGTTGTCACTCCTTGTATCATGGATACATAATTTTTTGACATGTTTAACTCTCATTTTAAAAACATGATAGGAGTATCAATTTGAGAGGTTATTTTAGGGATATTTTAGGTTTTTAGTAACTCTTCCAATGGTTCTAGTATTTTCGATAAGGGGTGTGTGGGTAGTCTTGAAAGTGATTGTGTAATAACTTATGCTTCGTCTATCATAGGACAAGCTTATGACACTTTTACATTGTTTATTATAATGTCTAGTTTGTTTGTCATTGACCATGATTTTAAATCATGTTATCGTGATGAGATTGTTGTAAGTGTGTTCTAGTTTAGTCGCAAGGTGTCATCTATAAAGGATGAATACGATGCGATTTTGGAAATTGTTTTAGATGGATAGAAGATAATGATGAATTTTCTTAAGGGTCGTCCCGGAGGCTTTGTATATGTATGATTTCATTTATTGAGGATATGGCAATTATGATCCCTTTTACTGACTTCAAGTGCGAGGTTCGTAGGGACGTCAATGTAACACCTTCGCAACTATATCAAAATGACCAGCCTTTTGTTTGTGCCTTTTAGGTTTCTTGCAAGGGTTTAGGCATATAATTGTCAATTGGTTTTTTTCTATTGTGCCAAGGGGGTTAGGAAAATGCATGTGGGTGTCTTTACGCGATCAGAGTGGTTGTGGCTGATTTACCCATTTTCTATCCTCTTAAAAGAATTTTTATACATGTTTCTTCCATGTGAGAAGGTATGAGGGTTTCCTAAAGGTGATGTATATTTATTTCGGGAAGCCTATattgaaggagaatagcgatccaaaatgcaacagaaattaaaaaatttctcctttagtgatccttactaatgggcatgatcagtgatagaatcgttacctcttatggcgattgaaacctttgatgcagatctaaagagcaatcacgaacgttgaatggtggcaatgcctctactcagtccacacgaacagattccttcagtctcagtgctagctgataagaatgaaggctttgagtgagtgagagagagagagagagaaaaacgaaattttcatctgaacaaatgcttctgcacaagggttctatttatagaaccacttatgtgtgttgtaagctaaaaaacccacctaagtgtatgtggcccatatcttatgatataccaaaatcacttaagcgcgtggtaccttaccatatttcgtattctacttaagtgcaccgtaccttacgatgttctacaattcacttaagtgcaccgtaccttacggtattccttatttactctatctctcatcaatctgtccttttatgtgtgaccttataggttttcgcggcattggcaattatattaaatcacgtatttaacataataaacagtgagcgatatctggcaacatatcactgctacccaagacacaaaaatgtcatgtgatctgacaaacccttttgtgataatacttgtgtgtacaattacccttttgcccttatgtatatattgaacacaaggcataaaccgtgtcatccttgtctagttcaatattgggctcttagacatttatcctattacgcaggatgggaaaattccatctaggtcactcatgtccctcatcatgctttgtggagtatccatcaactgtctttatggtcatctaattatggacaatgtttgattaacaataaagcactcgactctacatctagggtccatagtggttttaggtcgaagggtggtatacaccactatcaccatgagaataacttattgcataacattatatatagtattctcatagcaggtcaatccagtatgaatattactcctaatattcatacctatgtgtaataccccaaaatttacccttcatttttcctggaagcatacactttacacctcatgcatgcattcatttaaaaaaaacgaaaaacgaaaaaaaaaccgaaaaaaaaaacaaaaaacgaaaaaaaaaaaacataaaaaaaaaataaaaaaaaaaataaaaagataaataaaagaaaaaatcttggacttggacctctctcatttgagcccaccggtccacaaaaatcaggttataaattcagtgtttcagtgaaacaaaaggcaattctattcctattaccctgtctgggaaaaagatagtgagagaagaaccctggggaaaaagatagtgagagaagagctaacagaattcagagcaacctccaggcaacgctgaaaggttcattctgactcacacactttcagctcaagcaaaccctaacattggtttgcaaacccaaccgggcaatttGAGTTTAATCGAcctctccaatcaggtttgcctcattcccttaattttatgctcttaatttgaatcatctgaatgtatgaggtattatgggtgaatttgatacccttttgatgcatgtgtttgaccagaggtttaggcctcctacccttggttgctttttgtgagctttttgtgaattgaaagggcatgattcatgtggttacattttgatttgggggcaactcttgattaccctattttgtttctctaacctgtttgttgagttttgttttgtgagggctcatatgattattgcagagatggttttcctggtattccactttatttgtgggataccccctggaggttcattccgattacctgtactgacccactttctttgatgatgttagcttggaaggatcttaggtttatcgttcctttaattgttgttacttcggatctttatccgtgtggtacttttacattttcccgtatttttaccgctttcttagctggaagacctcgataggaggcaatgttttgtgtgtatactttatgcaggttccttcgtcaaggacttcctttttgcatgagcatcccaaaccctaacccttcattgatttttcttctcctaaacacacgtttactcctcctactacaggcgagtaagtctccaaaggtcgagcatccggtagattgcgtagtaacgtcgttcgtccaaaatccaatccataaccccgtagttagccgaactacggcttgctctgattctcattccagatgagacacgtaggcataagacgcgatgtcttagcgagcacatatccccccaacccataggtcagccgagctacggagactctgattctcatattcagatgagatacgtatgcagtggatgcgacatccgcgcgagtcattttcatttaacccccttttttagtaaacagca is a window of Lathyrus oleraceus cultivar Zhongwan6 chromosome 6, CAAS_Psat_ZW6_1.0, whole genome shotgun sequence DNA encoding:
- the LOC127097836 gene encoding uncharacterized protein LOC127097836; its protein translation is MTEPKGRTVGGTECSWCKAVCGGTGVAVIALLTSKPPNTHRLQRSLHKLQNSHPILRSTLLQHTSTFSFLTSPTPFLQLTSHNLSSNQNDTVSVSPLQQVLELELNNDTPWRDATRDTNHMFFGSVYAMPNNTWVIALRLHVAACDRTTAVLLLRELLELMEEKEQVVALENDEKVSDEISLAIEDLVPRQKTKKAMFSRGFNMLGYSLNSLRLTNLKFNDTKATRFSQVVRLQLSEDETKGVLAGCAWNGIKVCGVLSAAGLMAAHCSKRGSKKYGVVTLTDCRSTFQSRLADNFGFYHSAILNSHEIKGGETLWELAKKTYGAFANSKKTDKHFSDMADLNFLMCKAIENPGLTSSSSLRTAIMSVFEDTVVDNSCKKQREVGVEDYLGCASIHGVGPSIAIFDTIRDGNLDCVCVYPAPLHSREQMQEVVGKMKDILVDASKAFKE